A genomic segment from Blastococcus sp. PRF04-17 encodes:
- a CDS encoding HAD-IC family P-type ATPase gives MGLVSLRDEIRPEAAQVLATLRATGVERIVMLTGDHEATAQAVAGSLGITEWRAETLPEDKQDVVTALKAEGRTVAVVGDGTNDAPALASADIGIAMGVSGTDVAVETADVALVGDDLRHLLDLRDLGRQTLRIVRQNYGMSIAVNGAGLLVGAAGALSPVLAAVLHNASSVAVAVNSARLVRYRRTIASERLGSGAPAAR, from the coding sequence GTGGGGCTGGTCAGCCTGCGGGACGAGATCCGCCCCGAGGCCGCGCAGGTGCTGGCCACGCTGCGTGCCACGGGGGTCGAGCGCATCGTCATGCTGACCGGCGACCACGAGGCGACCGCGCAGGCCGTGGCGGGCTCGCTCGGCATCACCGAGTGGCGGGCGGAGACGCTGCCGGAGGACAAACAGGACGTCGTGACCGCCCTCAAGGCCGAGGGCCGCACGGTCGCCGTCGTGGGTGACGGGACCAACGACGCACCGGCCCTGGCCAGCGCGGACATCGGAATCGCCATGGGCGTCTCCGGAACCGACGTGGCCGTGGAGACCGCCGACGTCGCGCTCGTGGGCGACGACCTGAGGCATCTGCTCGACCTGCGCGACCTGGGCCGGCAGACCCTGCGGATCGTCCGCCAGAACTACGGCATGTCCATCGCCGTCAACGGGGCCGGTCTCCTGGTCGGAGCCGCCGGCGCACTGTCACCGGTGTTGGCAGCCGTACTGCACAACGCGTCGTCGGTAGCGGTGGCCGTCAACTCCGCCCGACTCGTCCGGTACCGGCGCACCATCGCGTCGGAACGGCTCGGATCGGGCGCACCGGCGGCGCGGTGA
- a CDS encoding permease has translation MTPEAPPLRDDVHTGADAAPPTRRITSGDLLFLLLLIPIALHFVRPDWFQGAALRAWSTVFVAVCLQALPFLVFGVLLSAAITAFVPASFFERALPSRPNVAVPVAGAAGAVLPGCECASVPVAGSLVRRGVAPSAALAFLLSAPAINPVVVVATVVAFPDEPMMAAGRFIASLLVALIMGWLWSAFGRPSWLRLSSRSPSTADGSRAATFVGTAQHDFAHAGGFLVVGGLTAATLNVVVPRAWLDTLAGSVVLSIVVMALLAVILAICSEADAFVAASLTSFSLTSRLVFLVVGPVVDVKLIALQSGTFGTRFAVRFAPATLVVAVGCALLVGWALL, from the coding sequence ATGACGCCTGAGGCGCCGCCGTTGCGGGACGACGTCCACACCGGGGCGGATGCCGCTCCGCCCACGCGGCGCATCACCTCCGGCGACCTCCTCTTCCTTCTCCTGCTGATCCCGATCGCGCTGCACTTCGTGCGCCCCGACTGGTTCCAGGGCGCGGCACTGCGGGCGTGGTCGACGGTGTTCGTGGCGGTCTGCCTGCAGGCACTGCCGTTCCTGGTGTTCGGCGTCCTCCTGTCCGCGGCGATCACGGCCTTCGTCCCGGCGTCCTTCTTCGAGCGGGCCCTGCCGAGCCGCCCCAACGTCGCCGTCCCCGTCGCCGGCGCCGCCGGTGCGGTGCTGCCCGGCTGCGAGTGCGCCTCCGTACCTGTGGCGGGCAGCCTCGTCCGCCGAGGCGTGGCGCCGTCCGCGGCGCTGGCGTTCCTGCTCAGCGCGCCGGCCATCAACCCCGTCGTCGTCGTGGCGACCGTGGTCGCCTTCCCGGACGAACCCATGATGGCCGCAGGCAGGTTCATCGCGTCGCTGCTGGTGGCGCTGATCATGGGCTGGTTGTGGTCGGCGTTCGGACGCCCGTCCTGGCTACGGCTCTCCTCTCGGTCGCCATCGACCGCCGACGGCAGTCGCGCAGCGACCTTCGTGGGCACGGCGCAGCACGACTTCGCGCACGCCGGTGGGTTCCTCGTCGTCGGCGGCCTCACCGCGGCCACCCTCAACGTCGTCGTCCCGCGAGCCTGGCTGGACACCCTGGCCGGGTCGGTCGTGCTGTCGATCGTCGTGATGGCCCTTCTCGCCGTCATCCTCGCCATCTGTTCGGAGGCCGACGCCTTCGTGGCGGCCAGCCTCACCTCGTTCAGCCTCACCTCCCGGCTGGTCTTCCTCGTGGTGGGGCCGGTCGTGGACGTCAAGCTGATCGCGTTGCAGTCGGGCACCTTCGGCACGCGCTTCGCCGTGCGATTCGCCCCGGCCACGCTGGTCGTCGCCGTCGGTTGCGCCCTCCTCGTCGGGTGGGCGCTGCTGTGA
- a CDS encoding TIGR03943 family putative permease subunit, producing MERLTQHLLLVLLGGVTLRTALTDAHLAYVLAGFRPLLVGAGAVLLVLGAVGVVRDWPLRLSDEEDEDVDEDIDEGGAGDHDHPTHGPPRIAWLLVLPVAVLLLVAPPALGAYTAERQAQAVVVPETDRGSSWRLGPDDVGADHRSMTLLEYSMYALGGGEEALRDRSVRLTGFVLPRSDGTWSIARIRISCCAADAVPVGVVVAGDQGDLVADQWVQIIGTWGPATTHPDGGYPEPVIVPVEVRVIDAPENPYEV from the coding sequence GTGGAACGGCTGACCCAGCACCTGCTGCTGGTCCTGCTGGGTGGGGTGACCCTGCGGACCGCCCTGACCGATGCGCACCTGGCCTACGTGCTGGCCGGGTTCCGCCCGCTCCTGGTCGGCGCGGGGGCCGTCCTCCTGGTGCTCGGCGCGGTCGGAGTAGTGCGCGACTGGCCACTGCGTCTCTCTGACGAGGAGGACGAGGACGTCGACGAGGACATCGACGAGGGTGGCGCCGGCGACCACGACCACCCGACGCACGGCCCCCCGAGGATCGCGTGGCTGCTCGTGCTGCCCGTCGCCGTCCTGCTCCTCGTCGCGCCGCCTGCCCTGGGCGCATACACGGCCGAGCGCCAGGCGCAGGCCGTCGTGGTGCCCGAGACCGACCGCGGCTCCTCCTGGCGCCTGGGTCCCGACGACGTCGGGGCCGACCACCGCTCGATGACGCTGCTGGAGTACTCCATGTACGCACTCGGCGGCGGAGAGGAGGCCCTGCGCGACCGATCGGTTCGGTTGACCGGGTTCGTACTCCCGCGCAGCGACGGCACCTGGTCGATCGCGCGCATCCGGATCAGCTGCTGCGCAGCGGACGCCGTGCCCGTCGGCGTCGTGGTCGCCGGCGACCAGGGAGACCTCGTGGCGGACCAGTGGGTGCAGATCATCGGCACCTGGGGGCCGGCCACGACGCACCCGGACGGCGGGTATCCCGAGCCGGTGATCGTGCCGGTCGAGGTGCGGGTGATCGACGCTCCGGAGAACCCCTACGAGGTCTGA
- a CDS encoding MarR family winged helix-turn-helix transcriptional regulator codes for MATEERQNLGLLCFYPSRAMEARVLAALAAAGMDDLTPAQARIAARIGPDGTRLTDLAEQSLVTKQTAGHLVDQLERAGYVRRVPDPTDGRARLVRIDERGQQVVALARQVEAEVEAEWTAHLGPETTAQLRAALERLREVTDPYR; via the coding sequence GTGGCAACGGAGGAGCGGCAGAACCTCGGCCTGCTCTGCTTCTACCCGTCCCGGGCCATGGAGGCCCGAGTGCTCGCGGCGCTCGCCGCGGCCGGGATGGACGATCTCACGCCGGCGCAGGCCCGGATCGCCGCACGCATCGGCCCGGACGGCACCCGGCTGACCGACCTCGCCGAGCAGTCGCTGGTGACGAAGCAGACCGCCGGTCACCTGGTCGACCAGCTCGAGCGCGCCGGCTACGTCCGCCGGGTGCCCGACCCGACCGACGGGCGCGCGCGACTGGTGCGGATCGATGAGCGCGGACAGCAGGTGGTCGCCCTGGCGCGGCAGGTGGAGGCCGAGGTGGAGGCCGAGTGGACGGCGCACCTCGGCCCCGAGACCACGGCGCAGCTGCGGGCAGCCTTGGAGCGGCTGCGCGAGGTCACCGACCCGTATCGGTGA
- a CDS encoding maleylpyruvate isomerase family mycothiol-dependent enzyme, giving the protein MDVDQIWAAIDAERSSLADLLEDLSPSEWRTPPLCDAWRVGDVAAHLTLAHAGYRDVFTAALRARGNFDRMIRDEALRAASLPQEEYPRRLRAMLGSRRTAPFLTPKQPLLDVLVHGQDITVPLGRSRPMPAAAAAVAAQAAWDVGFPFRARRRLAGLRLTATDADWTVGSGAQVEGPIAALLLLLTGRQAALDQLTGDGVRTLRRREEMRRPS; this is encoded by the coding sequence ATGGACGTCGACCAGATCTGGGCGGCCATCGACGCGGAACGGTCGAGCCTGGCCGACCTGCTCGAGGACCTCTCGCCGTCCGAGTGGCGCACGCCCCCGCTGTGCGACGCCTGGCGGGTCGGCGACGTCGCCGCCCACCTGACCCTCGCCCATGCGGGCTACCGCGACGTGTTCACCGCCGCCCTTCGCGCGCGGGGGAACTTCGACCGCATGATCCGGGACGAGGCCCTGCGGGCTGCCTCCCTGCCGCAGGAGGAGTATCCGCGCCGGCTGCGGGCGATGCTGGGCTCGCGGCGCACCGCTCCCTTCCTCACGCCCAAGCAGCCCCTCCTCGACGTGCTGGTCCACGGGCAGGACATCACGGTCCCGCTGGGCCGCTCCCGTCCCATGCCGGCCGCGGCGGCAGCCGTGGCCGCCCAGGCGGCGTGGGACGTCGGCTTCCCGTTCCGCGCCCGCCGGCGACTGGCCGGGCTCCGGCTCACCGCGACCGACGCCGACTGGACCGTCGGGTCGGGCGCACAGGTGGAGGGCCCCATCGCGGCCCTCCTGCTCCTGCTCACCGGCCGCCAGGCCGCCCTCGACCAGCTCACCGGCGACGGCGTGCGCACCCTGCGGCGCCGCGAGGAGATGAGGAGACCGTCATGA
- a CDS encoding PUA domain-containing protein, translating into MGTLFPATGRRPGARQFWLRYASRPRGRLLLDEGAVRAVLERHASLLAAGITGLAGDFLADDPVELVGPDGAVVARGLVAYDAREMPGLLGRKTADLPPEHRREVVHRDEMVLVGR; encoded by the coding sequence GTGGGCACCCTCTTCCCGGCGACCGGTCGGCGTCCCGGCGCGCGTCAGTTCTGGCTGCGCTACGCCAGCCGGCCACGCGGCCGGCTGCTCCTCGACGAGGGCGCCGTCCGCGCCGTCCTGGAGCGGCACGCCTCGCTGCTGGCGGCGGGCATCACCGGGCTCGCCGGTGACTTCCTCGCCGACGACCCGGTGGAGCTGGTCGGGCCGGACGGCGCCGTGGTCGCCCGCGGTCTGGTCGCCTACGACGCCCGCGAGATGCCCGGGCTGCTCGGTCGCAAGACCGCCGACCTGCCGCCGGAGCACCGGCGGGAGGTCGTGCACCGCGACGAGATGGTGCTGGTCGGCCGCTGA
- the obgE gene encoding GTPase ObgE: protein MAAFVDRVVVHVAAGNGGHGVSSIHREKFKPLGGPDGGNGGDGGDVVLEVDPNVHTLLDFHHRPHQKAGNGRPGEGSNRHGARGEDKVLRVPAGTVVSTPDGRQIADLVGAGTRVVLARGGKGGLGNAALANARRKAPGFALLGEEGEAFDAVIELKSIADVGLVGFPSAGKSSLVAAMSAARPKIADYPFTTLVPNLGVIRSGDTVYTMADVPGLIPGASTGKGLGVQFLRHVERCAVLVHVVDMATMEPGRDPETDIDALEHELAEYGGDELDLVGRLRIAVLNKIDVPDARELVDLVRDSLEKRGLAVYAVSAATGEGLAEFGYALAAAVEEHRASLPPMEPARITVTPKAVDDSGFTVERDPEDPAAFVVRGVRPERWVRQTDFTNDEAVGFLADRLNRLGVEEELAKAGAVEGDAVTIGGVTFDWVPTLPAGTLTVEESAGLGGRGTDARVDAPHRVRAEERLAAKRARRVPYELSEDTWTDGDIPDDRT from the coding sequence ATGGCCGCTTTCGTCGATCGGGTAGTCGTGCACGTGGCAGCCGGCAACGGCGGGCACGGCGTCTCCTCGATCCACCGCGAGAAGTTCAAGCCCCTCGGCGGTCCCGACGGCGGCAACGGCGGCGACGGCGGGGACGTCGTCCTCGAGGTCGACCCGAACGTCCACACGCTCCTCGACTTCCACCACCGCCCGCACCAGAAGGCCGGCAACGGCCGCCCCGGCGAGGGCAGCAACCGGCACGGCGCCCGCGGCGAGGACAAGGTCCTGCGCGTGCCTGCCGGCACCGTCGTGAGCACCCCCGACGGCCGCCAGATCGCCGACCTCGTCGGCGCCGGCACGCGCGTCGTCCTCGCGAGGGGCGGCAAGGGCGGACTCGGCAACGCGGCGCTGGCCAACGCCCGCCGCAAGGCCCCCGGCTTCGCGCTGCTCGGCGAGGAGGGCGAGGCCTTCGACGCGGTCATCGAGCTGAAGAGCATCGCCGACGTCGGCCTGGTCGGCTTCCCGTCGGCGGGCAAGTCGTCGCTCGTCGCCGCCATGTCCGCGGCCCGGCCGAAGATCGCCGACTACCCGTTCACCACGCTCGTGCCGAACCTGGGCGTGATCCGCTCGGGCGACACGGTCTACACGATGGCCGACGTCCCGGGGCTCATTCCCGGCGCGTCCACCGGCAAGGGCCTGGGTGTGCAGTTCCTCCGGCACGTCGAGCGCTGCGCCGTCCTGGTGCACGTCGTCGACATGGCCACCATGGAGCCCGGCCGCGACCCCGAAACCGACATCGACGCGCTCGAGCACGAGCTCGCCGAGTACGGCGGGGACGAGCTCGACCTGGTCGGGCGACTGCGGATCGCCGTCCTCAACAAGATCGACGTGCCGGACGCGCGGGAGCTGGTGGACCTCGTCCGCGACAGCCTCGAGAAGCGCGGCTTGGCGGTGTACGCGGTGAGCGCGGCGACCGGCGAGGGGCTGGCCGAGTTCGGCTACGCGCTCGCCGCGGCGGTCGAGGAGCACCGGGCGAGCCTGCCCCCGATGGAGCCCGCGCGGATCACCGTCACGCCGAAGGCCGTCGACGACTCGGGCTTCACGGTCGAGCGCGACCCGGAGGATCCAGCCGCTTTCGTCGTCCGCGGCGTGCGGCCCGAGCGCTGGGTGCGGCAGACGGACTTCACCAACGACGAGGCCGTCGGCTTCCTCGCCGACCGGCTCAACCGGCTGGGCGTCGAGGAGGAGCTGGCCAAGGCCGGTGCGGTGGAGGGCGACGCCGTCACGATCGGCGGGGTCACCTTCGACTGGGTCCCGACGCTGCCCGCCGGAACGCTCACCGTCGAGGAGTCGGCGGGTCTCGGCGGCCGCGGCACCGATGCGCGCGTCGACGCGCCGCACCGGGTGCGCGCCGAGGAGCGGCTGGCGGCCAAGCGGGCTCGCCGGGTGCCCTACGAGCTCAGCGAGGACACCTGGACCGACGGCGACATCCCGGACGACCGGACGTGA
- the rpmA gene encoding 50S ribosomal protein L27 has product MAHKKGASSSRNGRDSNSQRLGVKRFGGQVVKAGEIIVRQRGTHFHPGLGVGRGGDDTLFALEAGAVTFGTRRGRKTVSITAVDA; this is encoded by the coding sequence ATGGCACACAAGAAGGGCGCCTCGTCGTCCCGTAACGGTCGCGACTCGAACTCCCAGCGCCTGGGCGTGAAGCGCTTCGGTGGCCAGGTCGTCAAGGCCGGCGAGATCATCGTGCGCCAGCGCGGCACCCACTTCCACCCGGGCCTGGGCGTCGGCCGCGGTGGCGACGACACGCTGTTCGCCCTCGAGGCCGGTGCGGTCACCTTCGGCACGCGGCGGGGACGCAAGACCGTCTCCATCACCGCTGTCGACGCCTGA